A region of Lycium barbarum isolate Lr01 chromosome 3, ASM1917538v2, whole genome shotgun sequence DNA encodes the following proteins:
- the LOC132633329 gene encoding pentatricopeptide repeat-containing protein At5g24830-like, translating into MQPLLLVSEESQFLLRLLNGSFQTLDIIKDCIFHDFADLFCSKANLDVIYMRQDNVVQNVNRDEQGSKDWSSKGNDSNQEGDSTVGFNMLDSMLKRSLDRLKSMRERISSTEAGISNCTVEINFNKDAYVVRAMCLDGKLGAALSLWWNMIQNSIVPDVITHNYLINGLCKKGELEKAEWVVRGMLYRGPSPTCAAYNSLIRGYCVMNDVDKALNTFSTMANHGILPNRVTCNILVHALCKKGLLEEAKNLFHKLLSKNHEGGSSDLITSTIMMDGCFKNGDTDQALAFWERMLKECTQVDKVSYNVVIHGFCLSHDVGTAYKYCCEMLKLGFVPDVFSYNTLVGELCKQGKTNDACYVYDVMTRMGVIPDQITYKIIIQSLCINKEIDRANCFLDYILENSIIPEPLVWNVIIDGYGRCGDIQKASYIREKMVAFGVIPNIYTFNALIYAQIKSGNFSAAQSLEKEMLLYGLTPDSVTYNLLIGAACNLGLLLSALQLHDEMLRKGCQPDVITYTELLKLFCVQGMMKEADKLFGKLLASGLAVDHVPFLILMKRYCRMREFNKVFDLYQKWLMTMPR; encoded by the exons ATGCAGCCC CTATTACTTGTCTCGGAGGAATCTCAGTTTCTTCTTCGGTTACTGAACGGTAGTTTTCAAACCCTAGACATCATCAAAGACTGCATTTTTCACGATTTTGCTGATTTATTCTGCTCCAAAGCTAATTTGGATGTCATATACATGAG ACAAGATAATGTAGTGCAAAATGTGAATCGGGACGAGCAAGGATCCAAAGATTGGTCGTCTAAGGGGAACGATTCGAATCAGGAAGGGGATTCGACAGTGGGTTTCAACATGTTGGATTCGATGTTAAAGCGTAGTTTGGATCGTCTGAAGAGTATGAG GGAAAGAATATCGTCGACTGAAGCAGGCATTAGTAACTGCACCGTGGAAATAAATTTCAATAAAGATGCATATGTTGTTAGAGCTATGTGTCTAGATGGTAAACTGGGAGCAGCTTTATCACTTTGGTGGAACATGATACAGAATAGTATTGTTCCTGATGTTATCACACACAATTATCTCATCAATGGACTGTGCAAAAAGGGTGAGTTGGAGAAGGCAGAATGGGTTGTTAGAGGTATGTTATATAGGGGTCCTTCTCCCACCTGTGCTGCGTACAACTCTTTAATAAGGGGTTATTGCGTGATGAATGACGTTGATAAAGCTCTAAACACCTTTTCTACTATGGCCAACCATGGAATTTTACCAAACAGAGTAACTTGTAACATCCTTGTTCATGCGCTTTGTAAGAAGGGGTTGTTGGAGGAGGCGAAAAATCTTTTCCATAAATTATTAAGCAAAAATCATGAAGGGGGGAGCTCAGACTTAATTACATCAACCATAATGATGGATGGCTGCTTTAAAAATGGAGATACTGATCAAGCTCTTGCTTTTTGGGAGAGGATGTTAAAAGAGTGTACCCAAGTTGATAAAGTTTCTTATAATGTTGTTATCCATGGATTCTGTTTGAGCCATGACGTGGGCACTGCATATAAGTATTGTTGTGAAATGTTAAAGCTTGGTTTCGTTCCAGATGTTTTTTCTTACAACACTCTTGTTGGAGAACTCTGCAAACAAGGAAAGACCAATGATGCTTGTTATGTCTACGATGTTATGACAAGAATGGGTGTCATCCCAGATCAAATCACGTACAAAATTATAATACAGAGCCTATGTATTAACAAGGAGATTGATAGAGCCAATTGTTTTCTTGATTACATTTTAGAGAATTCCATTATACCTGAACCACTTGTTTGGAATGTTATAATTGATGGTTATGGCAGATGTGGAGATATACAAAAAGCTTCATATATTAGAGAAAAAATGGTTGCTTTTGGTGTTATACCAAACATATATACATTTAATGCATTAATTTATGCACAGATAAAGTCAGGTAATTTTTCTGCAGCTCAGTCTTTGGAGAAGGAGATGCTTTTATATGGTCTTACACCTGATTCAGTCACTTACAATCTGTTGATTGGTGCTGCTTGTAATCTTGGACTGCTTCTCTCAGCACTTCAGCTACATGATGAAATGCTGAGAAAAGGTTGTCAGCCAGATGTAATTACTTACACGGAACTACTTAAGTTGTTTTGTGTACAAGGTATGATGAAAGAGGCAGACAAGCTTTTTGGCAAGTTACTGGCATCTGGTTTAGCAGTTGATCATGTTCCCTTTCTGATACTCATGAAAAGATACTGCAGAATGAGAGAATTTAATAAAGTCTTTGACCTTTACCAAAAGTGGTTAATGACAATGCCTAGATGA
- the LOC132633331 gene encoding periodic tryptophan protein 2, which produces MNYRFQNLLGAPYRGGNALVVNNNLLISPVGNRVSVTDLIKSETITLPSQSSSNLRRIAASPDGVFLLAIDDNNRCQFINLRRRAVLHRITFKHPVAAAKFSPNGQFIAVAAGKLLQIWRSPGFRKEFFPFELIRTFTDCNDRITSLDWSPDSDYVLAGSKDLTARLFCLKKSLKYNKPFLFLGHRDVIVGAFFGTDKKTNKVCRVYTVSRDGAIFSWGYSAMDGNFDEPAGVASEPESPGTPEQAQGNNAEGDSDSRVKKRKNFDGKDGTLDPEDRFQLHKLKWELIKKDFFMQAPAKLTACDYHRGLDMAVAGFSNGVFGLYQMPDFVCIHLLSISREKITTAVFNDLGNWLTFGCARLGQLLVWEWKSESYILKQQGHYFDVNCLAYSPDSQFVATGADDNKIKVWTVSSGFCIVTFSEHTNAVTALHFMPGNHCLLSASLDGTVRAWDLFRYRNFRTFTTPTSKQFVSLASDQSGEVICAGTLDSFEIFVWSMKTGRLLDVLSGHEGPVHGLMFSPTNGTLASSSWDKTVRLWDVFEGKGAVETFPHTHDVLTVVYRPDGKQLACSTLDGHIHFWDPIEGLLMYTIEGRRDIAGGRLMSDRRSAANSTSGKCFTSLCYSADGSYILAGGNSKYICMYDVADQVLLRRFQITHNLSLDGVLDILNSKNMTESGPLNLIDDENSDTEEGIDKQVRNKLSYDLPGSMPNHGRPVIRTKCLRIAPTGRSWAAATTEGVLIYSMDESFIFDPTDLDIDVTPEAVDAALKENQTSRALILSLRLNEDSLIKKCITGVSPADIPAVASSVPVKYIQRLVEALAYLLENCPHLEFILRWCQELCKIHGHSIQQNSRKLLPALKSLQKSITRLHQDLADTCNSNEYLLRYLCSASDAK; this is translated from the exons ATGAATTACAGGTTCCAGAACCTTCTCGGAGCCCCTTATAGAGGCGGCAACGCTCTAGTCGTAAACAACAATCTCCTTATCTCCCCAGTCGGTAACCGTGTTTCCGTAACAGACCTAATCAAATCAGAAACTATAACATTACCATCACAGTCCTCATCCAATCTCCGCCGTATCGCCGCCTCTCCTGACGGCGTATTCCTCCTCGCTATCGACGATAACAACCGTTGCCAATTCATTAACCTACGCCGCCGCGCTGTGCTTCATCGGATTACGTTTAAGCATCCTGTTGCGGCTGCTAAGTTTAGCCCTAATGGACAGTTCATTGCTGTTGCCGCTG GTAAGCTCCTGCAAATTTGGCGTTCGCCTGGTTTCAGGAAAGAATTCTTTCCGTTTGAGTTGATCAGGACATTCACAGACTGTAATGATAGAATTACGTCACTTGATTGGAGTCCGGATTCTGATTATGTGCTAGCGGGGTCTAAAGACCTAACTGCGAGGcttttttgtttgaaaaaatcACTTAAGTATAACAAGCCGTTTCTGTTTTTAGGCCATAGGGATGTGATTGTAGGTGCTTTCTTTGGAACTGATAAGAAAACTAATAAGGTTTGTAGAGTTTATACCGTATCTAGAGATGGCGCTATTTTTAGCTGGGGATACAGTGCAATGGATGGAAATTTTGATGAACCCGCAGGGGTTGCTTCAGAGCCAGAATCACCAGGTACACCAGAGCAAGCACAAGGGAACAATGCAGAAGGTGATAGTGATAGCAGGGtcaaaaaaagaaagaattttGATGGAAAAGATGGTACATTGGACCCGGAAGATAGGTTTCAGTTGCATAAACTGAAATGGGAGTTGATAAAGAAAGACTTTTTCATGCAAGCACCAGCAAAGTTAACAGCTTGTGATTATCATAGGGGTCTTGATATGGCAGTAGCTGGTTTTTCTAATGGAGTTTTTGGTCTTTATCAAATGCCAGATTTTGTGTGCATTCACTTGTTGTCTATCTCGAGAGAGAAGATAACTACTGCTGTTTTTAATGATCTTGGGAATTGGTTGACATTCGGATGTGCAAGGCTTGGACAGTTGCTTGTATGGGAATGGAAGTCAGAGAGTTACATACTGAAGCAACAGGGACACTATTTTGATGTAAACTGCCTTGCATATTCACCAGATTCTCAGTTCGTGGCCACAGGAGCAGATGACAACAAAATTAAG GTTTGGACTGTTTCATCTGGTTTCTGCATTGTAACATTCTCTGAGCACACAAATGCAGTTACTGCACTTCATTTCATGCCTGGCAATCACTGTCTCTTAAGTGCCTCTTTGGATGGGACAGTTCGCGCGTGGGATCTCTTCAGATATAGAAACTTTAGGACTTTTACTACCCCTACATCTAAGCAGTTTGTTTCTTTGGCATCTGATCAGAGTGGTGAAGTGATATGTGCTGGAACCCTAGACTCATTTGAG ATTTTTGTCTGGTCAATGAAGACGGGCAGATTGCTAGATGTTCTTAGCGGTCATGAGGGTCCTGTTCACGGGCTAATGTTTTCTCCGACTAAT GGTACTTTGGCTTCCTCGTCATGGGACAAAACTGTTCGCTTGTGGGATGTTTTTGAAGGAAAAGGAGCCGTTGAAACATTTCCTCACACTCATGATGTCCTCACAGTTGTTTATCGTCCTGATGGCAAGCAGCTGGCATGTAGCACCCTGGATGGACATATTCATTTTTGGGATCCAATTGAGGGTCTGTTGATGTACACAATTGAAGGCCGCAGGGATATTGCAGGTGGACGTCTCATGTCTGATCGTCGTTCAGCAGCTAACTCGACGTCTGGGAAGTGCTTCACAAGCTTGTGTTATTCTGCTGATGGAAGCTATATATTAGCTGGTGGAAATAGTAAATATATTTGTATGTATGATGTTGCCGATCAG GTGTTGCTGCGTCGCTTCCAGATAACCCACAATCTTTCCTTGGATGGGGTGCTGGACATTTTGAACTCTAAAAACATGACAGAGAGTGGGCCGCTCAATCTAATTGATGATGAAAATAGTGATACAGAAGAAGGCATTGATAAGCAAGTGAGAAATAAATTGTCATATGACTTGCCCGGGTCAATGCCCAATCATGGAAGACCAGTTATTCGAACAAAATGCCTGAGAATTGCCCCAACTGGCAGGAGTTGGGCAGCTGCAACTACAGAAGGAGTCTTGATTTATTCTATGGATGAGTCTTTTATCTTCGACCCCACTGATCTAGACATTGATGTTACTCCAGAA GCTGTTGATGCAGCACTAAAGGAAAATCAGACTAGTCGAGCATTGATTCTCAGCCTACGCTTGAATGAAGATAGTTTGATTAAGAAGTGCATTACTGGTGTCAGTCCTGCAGATATACCAGCAGTAGCATCCTCAGTCCCTGTTAAATATATTCAGAGATTAGTTGAGGCATTAGCATATCTGCTGGAGAACTGCCCACATTTGGAGTTCATTCTCAGATGGTGTCAG GAACTTTGCAAAATCCATGGCCATTCTATTCAGCAGAATTCCAGAAAGTTGCTTCCTGCTCTAAAATCCTTGCAGAAGTCAATTACCAGGTTGCATCAAGATTTGGCTGATACATGTAACTCTAATGAATATTTGCTTCGATATTTGTGCTCTGCAAGTGATGCTAAGTGA
- the LOC132633330 gene encoding fatty alcohol:caffeoyl-CoA acyltransferase, giving the protein MAPGVEELQFPQLEIPLTINSISPILPASPIPASNGDSLYLSNLDDMIGARVFTPTIYFYRSRKPGVIKVLKEALASVLVPYYPFLGRLRETADGKLEVFFGPNQGVLLVEARSEMTLVNLGDLSVPNPAWTNLVYSFPNEEQYKVIDMPLLIAQVTQFSCGGFSLGLRICHCLCDGVGAMQFLSAWAATARLNTLTVNPKPCWDREILRPRDPPLIQHPHIEFKRMDDLSSLTRSLWVVKPVQKCYRVSREYQAHLKSLAQSQSVGISTFDAMAAHVWRSWVKALDVRPLDYELRLTFSVNGRSRLTNPPLKQGFYGNAVCVACATSTVSGLVNGPLSDTTYLVRNARLSISEEYLRSTVDYIQVNRPTRLEFGGKLTITQWTRFSMYESADFGWGRPIYAGPIDLTPTPQVCVFLPQGGDGVDDSDGTMLVCICLPEAACHRFRDLFCILDSSTAGHQLLC; this is encoded by the coding sequence ATGGCTCCAGGGGTTGAAGAACTCCAATTTCCTCAACTTGAAATACCTCTAACCATCAATTCTATTTCTCCAATATTACCTGCAAGCCCCATCCCTGCATCCAATGGTGATAGCCTTTACCTCTCAAATCTAGATGATATGATTGGAGCTCGCGTTTTTACTCCAACCATATACTTCTACCGATCCAGGAAACCAGGTGTCATCAAAGTGTTAAAAGAAGCTCTTGCAAGTGTACTGGTGCCATATTATCCTTTCTTGGGTAGGCTACGAGAAACAGCAGATGGCAAGTTAGAAGTGTTTTTTGGACCTAACCAAGGTGTGCTTTTGGTTGAGGCACGTTCAGAAATGACCTTAGTCAATCTTGGAGATTTAAGCGTGCCAAATCCTGCATGGACAAACTTGGTTTACAGCTTTCCAAATGAAGAACAATACAAAGTGATTGATATGCCATTGCTGATAGCACAAGTGACACAGTTCAGCTGTGGTGGATTTAGTCTTGGGTTAAGGATTTGCCACTGTCTTTGTGATGGGGTTGGAGCAATGCAGTTCCTAAGTGCTTGGGCTGCCACTGCAAGATTGAACACATTGACAGTCAATCCCAAACCTTGTTGGGATCGAGAAATACTTAGGCCTCGTGATCCACCATTGATTCAACACCCACATATTGAATTCAAGAGAATGGATGATTTATCAAGTCTAACGAGGAGTCTTTGGGTAGTCAAGCCAGTTCAAAAGTGTTATCGTGTTAGCCGAGAGTACCAAGCTCATCTCAAGAGCTTGGCCCAATCCCAATCAGTTGGTATTTCTACCTTTGATGCAATGGCTGCTCATGTGTGGAGATCATGGGTCAAGGCACTAGATGTTAGGCCTCTTGACTACGAGCTCAGGCTAACATTTTCGGTAAATGGCAGATCAAGGCTTACAAATCCACCACTGAAACAAGGCTTCTATGGGAATGCAGTATGTGTGGCATGTGCCACTAGCACTGTATCAGGCCTTGTTAATGGGCCTCTTTCTGATACCACATATTTGGTTCGAAACGCAAGGCTTTCCATCTCCGAGGAATATTTGAGATCCACAGTTGATTATATCCAAGTTAATAGGCCTACAAGGCTAGAATTTGGTGGGAAGCTCACCATAACCCAATGGACCAGATTCTCAATGTATGAATCTGCCGATTTTGGTTGGGGAAGACCCATTTATGCAGGCCCAATAGATCTGACACCGACCCCACAGGTTTGTGTTTTCTTGCCACAAGGAGGGGATGGAGTTGATGATTCTGATGGAACCATGCTGGTCTGCATTTGTTTGCCAGAGGCTGCTTGCCATAGATTCAGAGACCTTTTCTGCATCTTGGATTCAAGTACCGCAGGCCATCAATTGCTATGTTAA